The Alkalihalobacillus sp. LMS6 genomic interval ACGGGTAACAGGTTGTTAATGTTAATGTTGGTTCATCTTTTTTAACAATGACCGTCAAATCATCCGCATCGGTAATCCAAATCTTATTAATTTCATACTCGTATTTCATCCCACGATAGTCAACAAACATCCGATCGCCATCTTCTAGCTCACCTAGTTCTGAAAACACCGTATCCCGATGTCCGCTTAATACAGTGTGCCCACCTTCATCTGGTGTTGTGGTCCATTGACTCACGTACATGCCAACACCTTGATTTAATGTCTGATCATCTGTGCCCCAGTAAGTTTCATAAGCCGTTTCCAATCTCGGTATGTAAAGGCGCCCAACGGAATCGCCAGCATCAAAAAGATCAAGCTGGTCATTGGTAACAGGTTCCGATTTCTTAACATGGGATTGAATGGATTCACTTATATCGGCAACAGCACTTGTTTCTTCCTCAACTGAAGGCGTGTCCACTTCTTCTGCAGCAACCATATCCTCAGACGGAATATGTTCAGTAGATTGAGTCCCATTCCACCATTGGTAAAAAAAGAAAGCCGCTATCGCCAATCCAACTACAATAAAAGAATTAAAAAGCTTGTTCATGGAATCTCCTTTCCGAAAAAAATCATTATTCTTACTTCTTCACCCGTATGATTACTTACATTTATTTACCTATCCATCGTTTCCTGTAATCATGATAACAGACATGACAAAATAAAAAAACAATCAAAAGGCTTCCCTACCATATTGGTTAGAAGAAGCCTAGTGAATTTACGTTTTAAATCTCTTAAAATGGGTTATAGATTAATAGAATCGTTTTACACCAATAAAGTGTTGTTGCCAGTAAGAATTATTGATGTCTGCGTAAGAAACGCCTTCACTTCCACCACCAGAGTGGATCATTTGGCCATTACCTACATAAACACCGCTATGAGAAGCACCTTGTGTATTGTATGTGCCTTCATAGAAAAGAACATCGCCAATTTGAAGATCGCTTAGACTTACATGAACACCCGTGTTTGCCCACATGCCAGCATGTGTACGTTCAACGGAAATACCATTGTTTTGGAATACATAGTTTACGAAACCACTGCTATCCATACCTGCAGTAGACGAACCGCCCCATGCATATGGTGTCCCTAATACACTTGTTGCTGTGTCAGCAATTGATTGGCTTAGGTTAGAAGACGTGCTATTGTCTGTAGTCGTCACAGTTGGCTCAGAAGACTCAGAGCTTGTCTCTGTTACTTCAATGTCAGACTCTTGTCTTGGCGTTGATGCATCAACATTTCCTAATGCACCTTGAGTTGCAGGTCCAGCGATTCCGTCAACTTGAAGACCATGGTCTTGTTGGAATGATGTTACTGCATTTTCTGTTTCAGAACCATAAATACCGTCATCGGATACTGTATATCCTGCATAAATTAAATCTTGCTGTAAGTTCCTTACGTCTTGTCCTCGGTCATCCACACGAAGTACATCCGCTTGAATTGTTGTTGTTTCAGATTGATCTGGTTGTGGGCTATATTCAGAAGGGTCCGCGAATGCTGACGCCTCGTTATTATTTGATACGAAAAGAAGACCTACGACAAACGAAGTTGATAGAACTAATTTGCTACCTGTTGATTTTAAAGTTTTCATAATGACCTCCTAGTAATAGTCGACCATTAATGTAACATCTGTTTCGCAGAATTTCCATTTCAATTAGGTTACAATCCGTTGACAAAATTACAAATTGTTGCCAAACATTCCCCATTATTTTCTTGTAAGTCCTACAATATACGACTTTTTTCGTCCCACACTCTTTTACAATTGATTTATCTCATTCTATCAAATTTAATAGATTTTTGCGAAATAAGAGCACAAACCGAAAAAAAAGCACTACGCGGAGGTAGCACTTTTTCGATTTCTATTAATTTCTTGACCCTTGACCAACTTCAAGTTCTTCAAGATAAAACTTCATTTTCTTAAGAAGATCATCGCGAATTTCATTATTCTGCAAGGCAAATTCAATTTGCGTTAATACAAATCCTAATTTCTCACCAACATCATAACGTCTTCCTTCAAAGTCATATGCATAGACACTCTGGAATTCATTTAATGCCTGGATCGCATCCGTTAATTGAATTTCGCCACCTGCGCCAGTATCTTGTTTCTCTAGAAAATCAAAGATTTCTGGTGTGAGAATATAACGACCCATGATCGCTAAGTTTGAAGGTGCCGTCCCTTGCTCTGGCTTCTCTACAAACTGAGACACGCGATACAAACGATCATTATTTGATTCTGGGTCAATAATTCCGTAGCGATGTGTCTCATCACTTGGAACCGTTTGTACGCCGATCACAGAACGCTCGGTTTCATCATACTGATTCATTAGCTGTTTCAAGCAAGGTGTTTCTGCTTGTACAATATCATCACCTAAAAGAACTGCAAATGGCTCATTGCCAATGAATTTGCGCGCACAATGAACAGCGTGTCCAAGACCTTTAGGTTCTTTTTGACGGATATAGTGAATTTCTACTTTTGCTGATGCTTGAACTTTTTCAAGCATTTCTAGCTTTCCTTTGTTGAAAAGGTTTTGCTCTAGTTCAAATGAATGGTCAAAATGATCTTCAATTGCACGCTTCCCTTTTCCTGTCACAATAATGATATCTTCAATCCCTGCTTCAACCGCTTCTTCTACGATATATTGAATCGTAGGCTTGTCTACAATTGGCAACATTTCTTTTGGCATTGCTTTAGTAGCTGGTAAAAATCTTGTTCCCATACCAGCTGCTGGTATAATGGCTTTTTTTACTTTAGACATATAAAAACTCCTTATTCATTAGTCTGAATGTGAATAGTATGGAATAATGCTCTTAATAATACCCGACTCATCTTAAATTAAAACCTTAAGAACAAATTAGTTTTTAAAAGGTGTTATTAGTATAGCTTAATTCATGTAAATTTGCATCCCTTGTTTGAATTTCCTTGAAGTCTACTAAGTAAAAAGACCTAGTGCAGATTAGTCTCTTTTGCTACGCTCCCGAAATGCTTTCCTAATTCATTTTATTATAGCGATAGAGGCGAATTTGAGAATAGCAATACATAACTTTACACGAAAATAGCAAGTTTCCATTAGAATTAAACAATTCGCCAACATGAAAAATAACCCCCTCCAGCTTCTAAGCATGGAGGGGGGTTGAACGCATTAATAAAGCGTTTTTTCCGCTTCTTTTGTATACAAAATCGCTTCGTCTTGCTTTCCTTCCCGAACTTTTTCCGCCCATTCTGGATCAGCCAGCAGCGCTCTGCCAACCGCTACATAATCAAACTCTTCAGCACGTACTTTCTCATCAACAAGACGCAGGTTCTCATCAATGGACTGCTCATCATTTCCTTTTTTGCTTAAGAAGGCATAATCGACTCCGAGGGAACCAACAGAAATGACAGGCTTTCCAGTCAATTGTTTCGTCCAAGCAGCTAAATTTAATGGTTCTTCCCCTTCAAATTCAGCTTCCCAAATTCGACGAGTGGAGCAATGAAAAACATCTACCCCAGCTTCAGCAAGCGGCAACAGAAGTTGTTTTAATTCAGCTGGTGTGCGCGCAAGCTTGGCATCATATACGCCGCCCTTCCATTGCGAAAATCGAAAGACAATTGGAAAATCAGCGCTAACGTTTTCACGACATGCCTTTACCACCTCAACAGCAAAACGGGTTCGACCTTCTAAATCACCGCCATATTCATCGTGACGCTGGTTCGTTCTCTCCCATAGAAACTGATCAATCAAGTAGCCATGGGCACCATGGATCTCAATCCCATCAAAGCCAAGTTGTTCCGCATCCGCTGCCGCTTGTGCGAAAGCTTGAATCATTTGATGGATTTCTTCTTTCGATAGAGCAACCCCGTTTTCACTTCCATCTACAGCTAAACCTGATGGACTGACTGGCGGCGCCTCTTCGTTCGGCCCATTTCCTTGCTTCCTTGCAGAACCAATGTGCCAAAGTTGCGGAATAATTTTTCCACCAGCTTCATGCACCTCATCGACTACTTGCTTCCAACCAGCCAAAGCTTCTTCCCCATAAAAACGAGGAATATCCTTATGCATAACGGCTGCAGGATGATTAATTGCCGTTCCTTCTGTCACAATCAACC includes:
- a CDS encoding NADH:flavin oxidoreductase, yielding MEKSLAPTLFENTPFGKGELQSKIVMAPMTRVFSPDGVPTKEVAAYYKRRAAHGVGLIVTEGTAINHPAAVMHKDIPRFYGEEALAGWKQVVDEVHEAGGKIIPQLWHIGSARKQGNGPNEEAPPVSPSGLAVDGSENGVALSKEEIHQMIQAFAQAAADAEQLGFDGIEIHGAHGYLIDQFLWERTNQRHDEYGGDLEGRTRFAVEVVKACRENVSADFPIVFRFSQWKGGVYDAKLARTPAELKQLLLPLAEAGVDVFHCSTRRIWEAEFEGEEPLNLAAWTKQLTGKPVISVGSLGVDYAFLSKKGNDEQSIDENLRLVDEKVRAEEFDYVAVGRALLADPEWAEKVREGKQDEAILYTKEAEKTLY
- a CDS encoding class D sortase; translation: MNKLFNSFIVVGLAIAAFFFYQWWNGTQSTEHIPSEDMVAAEEVDTPSVEEETSAVADISESIQSHVKKSEPVTNDQLDLFDAGDSVGRLYIPRLETAYETYWGTDDQTLNQGVGMYVSQWTTTPDEGGHTVLSGHRDTVFSELGELEDGDRMFVDYRGMKYEYEINKIWITDADDLTVIVKKDEPTLTLTTCYPFQYLGDAPDRYIIETTLVHSEAI
- a CDS encoding C40 family peptidase — its product is MKTLKSTGSKLVLSTSFVVGLLFVSNNNEASAFADPSEYSPQPDQSETTTIQADVLRVDDRGQDVRNLQQDLIYAGYTVSDDGIYGSETENAVTSFQQDHGLQVDGIAGPATQGALGNVDASTPRQESDIEVTETSSESSEPTVTTTDNSTSSNLSQSIADTATSVLGTPYAWGGSSTAGMDSSGFVNYVFQNNGISVERTHAGMWANTGVHVSLSDLQIGDVLFYEGTYNTQGASHSGVYVGNGQMIHSGGGSEGVSYADINNSYWQQHFIGVKRFY
- the galU gene encoding UTP--glucose-1-phosphate uridylyltransferase GalU encodes the protein MSKVKKAIIPAAGMGTRFLPATKAMPKEMLPIVDKPTIQYIVEEAVEAGIEDIIIVTGKGKRAIEDHFDHSFELEQNLFNKGKLEMLEKVQASAKVEIHYIRQKEPKGLGHAVHCARKFIGNEPFAVLLGDDIVQAETPCLKQLMNQYDETERSVIGVQTVPSDETHRYGIIDPESNNDRLYRVSQFVEKPEQGTAPSNLAIMGRYILTPEIFDFLEKQDTGAGGEIQLTDAIQALNEFQSVYAYDFEGRRYDVGEKLGFVLTQIEFALQNNEIRDDLLKKMKFYLEELEVGQGSRN